In one Candidatus Neomarinimicrobiota bacterium genomic region, the following are encoded:
- a CDS encoding DUF971 domain-containing protein, translating to MEPINVETMPNDLAINWSDGHETFIDFVTLRNACPCAACRGEPHLWGKTTPTIDSSKLPSEAFELMKINGMGNYALQFEWGDRHDTGIYTYDLLRVLCQCEECNAKRAS from the coding sequence ATGGAACCCATAAACGTTGAAACCATGCCGAATGACTTGGCGATCAACTGGTCGGACGGTCATGAGACATTCATAGATTTTGTCACACTCAGAAACGCCTGTCCCTGCGCCGCTTGCAGGGGAGAACCCCATTTGTGGGGGAAGACTACACCTACGATAGATTCGAGTAAGTTACCCTCCGAAGCATTCGAATTGATGAAGATAAACGGAATGGGAAATTACGCACTTCAGTTCGAGTGGGGAGATCGTCACGATACTGGAATTTATACGTATGATCTTCTTAGAGTGCTCTGTCAATGCGAAGAGTGTAATGCTAAAAGAGCATCTTAG
- the plsY gene encoding glycerol-3-phosphate 1-O-acyltransferase PlsY: MISIIGVVLLSYIIGSVPTSIILSKFLKGIDIRDFGSGNPGGTNVLRTLGWGPGLVVIFVDVAKGWVAAYYIASLGYENGILSPMLVQIIAGVSAILGHVYTVFARFKGGKGVGTTAGMLLAIYPVALIFCLIVFLIVAFTSKFVSLASMLAAITLPVSLYLLELYAGSSTPPVQFYFALFVMLFILYTHRSNIRRLLKGEENRFGVKSGSLE; encoded by the coding sequence ATGATATCGATTATAGGAGTTGTATTATTAAGCTACATTATCGGTTCCGTCCCGACTTCAATTATACTGAGTAAGTTTCTCAAGGGCATCGATATCAGAGATTTCGGCAGCGGGAACCCCGGCGGAACAAATGTATTAAGGACGCTCGGTTGGGGCCCGGGGTTGGTAGTTATTTTCGTCGACGTAGCGAAGGGTTGGGTTGCTGCTTATTATATAGCCAGCTTGGGATATGAAAACGGAATCCTCTCTCCTATGCTTGTTCAGATTATTGCCGGAGTATCGGCGATTTTAGGTCATGTTTATACCGTTTTCGCCAGGTTTAAAGGAGGAAAAGGAGTTGGGACGACGGCAGGTATGCTCCTCGCTATCTACCCCGTCGCATTGATATTCTGCCTTATAGTATTTCTTATAGTTGCTTTTACATCGAAATTCGTTTCCCTGGCATCGATGCTTGCGGCAATAACACTCCCCGTCTCGCTTTACCTGCTGGAACTCTATGCGGGAAGCTCTACCCCGCCTGTACAATTTTATTTCGCACTGTTTGTGATGCTGTTCATCTTGTACACGCACAGGAGCAACATTCGGAGATTGTTGAAAGGAGAAGAAAACCGGTTCGGAGTTAAATCAGGAAGCCTCGAATAA
- a CDS encoding DegV family protein, which produces MEQISIVTDSSCDLQDEVIKELKINVVPLRIYFGTDSYLDKVTMTTGEFYKMFEISDVSPTTSQPTPADFKKIYESVSRQSNQIISIHVSGGASGTLQSAQTVSRNIPDTVVTTIDSTTTSIALGLLVRYTAGLLEDGRSYDEVVRLTRKMVPNIDIVVGIKDVANLIRSGRVPLSKGIIKSLLNLKPIITFDENGKAKSISVSFGKRGLHKKVLNLLIKRAEKYTNLRFAVVHTRAPMLAKWLADHIMERFGTNDLYIAEASAALGAHTGMGAIGAAFIGEPKE; this is translated from the coding sequence ATGGAACAGATTTCAATCGTCACAGATTCTTCCTGTGATTTACAGGACGAGGTTATCAAGGAGCTTAAGATCAACGTAGTTCCGTTGAGAATTTATTTCGGAACAGATTCATATCTTGACAAAGTAACCATGACCACCGGAGAATTTTATAAAATGTTTGAAATCTCGGATGTATCGCCAACCACAAGTCAGCCTACTCCGGCGGATTTTAAGAAAATTTATGAATCTGTATCCAGGCAATCGAATCAAATTATCTCTATCCACGTTTCGGGGGGCGCGAGCGGTACGCTTCAATCAGCCCAGACCGTCTCGAGGAACATTCCCGATACGGTCGTTACAACAATCGACAGCACTACGACGAGTATTGCGCTGGGACTTTTAGTTCGATATACCGCCGGTTTACTTGAAGATGGAAGATCGTACGATGAGGTGGTCCGTCTCACGAGAAAAATGGTTCCGAACATCGATATTGTCGTGGGTATCAAAGACGTCGCAAATTTGATTAGAAGCGGACGGGTTCCTCTTTCCAAAGGCATTATAAAATCTCTCCTTAATCTAAAACCGATTATTACTTTTGACGAAAACGGCAAAGCGAAATCCATATCAGTTTCATTCGGTAAGAGAGGCCTTCATAAAAAAGTGTTGAATCTGCTTATCAAGCGGGCGGAGAAATATACTAACCTCCGTTTTGCCGTTGTGCACACTCGCGCACCGATGCTGGCTAAGTGGCTCGCCGATCACATTATGGAAAGATTTGGCACAAACGACCTCTATATAGCGGAAGCTTCCGCCGCTCTCGGCGCTCATACGGGTATGGGTGCCATTGGCGCCGCGTTCATCGGAGAACCTAAAGAATAA
- a CDS encoding rhodanese-like domain-containing protein: MVDSEDESVLLLDVRTLEEYYGDLGHLPKATLIPYNELESRIAELSEQKDKKIIAYCRVGRRSAIAAKILADNGFDAYNMTGGMKKWKDEYPDY, translated from the coding sequence ATGGTTGACAGCGAAGACGAGAGTGTCTTATTGCTCGACGTGCGCACACTTGAAGAATATTATGGCGATTTAGGACATCTTCCAAAAGCTACTCTGATACCTTATAATGAGCTTGAATCAAGGATAGCGGAGCTATCGGAACAGAAGGACAAAAAGATTATCGCATACTGTCGTGTGGGCAGGAGAAGCGCAATTGCTGCAAAAATATTAGCTGATAATGGATTCGACGCTTATAACATGACCGGCGGGATGAAGAAGTGGAAAGATGAGTATCCTGACTATTAA
- a CDS encoding DUF4149 domain-containing protein yields MEFSLTVSNYLHIIAMSTWVGGMLYIVLIEVPVLRKHLDPADFSTQMTLLGRRFQTVGWILLLILFATGLSNIMLEDSISDLMKTPIYTMSIIIKLILFALMVLNTALHTFYLGPKMSRLSERLQSSESEEISVELNNLRKRSIFSSAFSLLLSLVIVYFGMLASKV; encoded by the coding sequence ATGGAATTTTCACTTACAGTATCAAACTATCTGCACATTATCGCAATGTCAACGTGGGTCGGCGGAATGCTTTATATTGTATTGATAGAAGTACCGGTATTGAGAAAACACCTGGATCCGGCTGATTTCTCCACCCAGATGACGCTTCTCGGGAGGCGGTTTCAGACGGTAGGATGGATACTCCTTCTGATCTTATTTGCGACCGGACTGTCGAATATTATGCTCGAAGATTCTATATCCGATCTAATGAAAACACCAATCTACACGATGAGTATAATTATTAAGCTGATTCTATTCGCTTTAATGGTTCTGAACACTGCACTGCATACTTTTTATTTGGGTCCTAAAATGTCCAGATTGTCAGAAAGATTGCAATCTTCCGAGTCCGAAGAAATTAGTGTTGAACTGAACAACCTCAGAAAACGGTCAATATTTTCTTCAGCCTTCAGTTTGTTATTATCACTTGTCATCGTGTATTTCGGGATGCTTGCGTCAAAGGTATAA